The following coding sequences lie in one Nakaseomyces glabratus chromosome K, complete sequence genomic window:
- the LCB5 gene encoding sphinganine kinase LCB5 (CAGL0K05995g~Putative sphingoid long-chain base kinase; gene is upregulated in azole-resistant strain), whose protein sequence is MIAKNRVDDDVYVTMKSKKKSKNSGRSQSVPISKNKRMISRGQLVEDGVRIVGVTSLNTFQNKAPANMRSTTTNVYRPSTMMFSNDSSYSMGVGGRQYGDESKEGPRLSIESRISSTDSFISANSYVRRSNSSVFETASLVSCVTCLSDSSYSTSSGSSSLSLASSATGNSQKMRHRKKNHSGNDDTNNKLDTFLPINTVIPYARIINAKIFTTTPQNQNQEPRTSNDFTNQSILSRDDVSSQASKFISVPDDRPRRKSFKRKPSNARITSMTSIDGDTDNNPFSTQPSSTSASASRTTTNNDNNDNVDLKNPFNTNDDDNVNNSKVSVKESEILYEGSQDEMENIKSLHLIEITFAKPRRQDVVPKKIVIAIETTELLRGPSEIVDAIMDRSYKGTKQSRSILAIINPFGGKGKAKKLFMTKAKPLLSASRSTVEIKYTKYPQEAIDIAREMDISKYDTIVCASGDGIPYEVINGLYRRPDRVEAFNKLAITQLPCGSGNAMSVSCHWTNNPSYAALCLLKSVEARIDLMCCSQPSYADEYPKLSFLSQTYGVIAESDINTEFIRWMGPARFELGVAFNVLQRKKYPCDLYVKYAAKSKNDLKVHYLEHKNQGSLTFEGDLNEESPETEDTKQISKSNENEISNEITEDSFKLKYPLKDGVPDDWERLDPSISNNIGIFYTGKMPYIAADTKFFPAALPSDGTIDMVVTDARTSVTRMAPILLALDKGSHVLQPEVIHSKILAYKLIPKLNHGLFSVDGEKFPLEPLQVEVLPRLCKTLLRNGSYVDTEFDTM, encoded by the coding sequence ATGATAGCTAAGAATAGAGTAGACGATGATGTGTATGTGACCAtgaagagcaagaagaagagcaagaatAGCGGGCGGTCTCAGTCCGTTCCGATTTCCAAGAACAAGCGGATGATCTCGAGGGGTCAATTAGTGGAGGACGGGGTGCGCATAGTCGGGGTGACTAGTCTCAACACTTTCCAGAACAAGGCACCCGCCAATATGCGCagcaccaccacgaacgtGTACAGACCGAGCACGATGATGTTCAGCAATGACTCCTCGTATAGCATGGGTGTGGGTGGCAGACAGTACGGCGACGAGTCCAAGGAAGGCCCTAGACTGAGCATAGAGAGCAGGATAAGCTCAACAGATAGCTTTATAAGTGCGAACAGCTACGTGAGAAGGTCGAACTCGAGTGTCTTTGAGACTGCCTCCTTGGTGAGTTGCGTCACTTGTTTAAGCGACTCGAGCTACTCAACCAGTAGCGGAAGCTCTTCACTGAGCTTAGCGTCGTCTGCTACAGGTAACTCGCAGAAAATGAGACATCGCAAGAAGAACCACAGCGGCAACGACGACACTAACAACAAATTGGACACTTTCTTACCTATAAACACCGTGATACCTTACGCAAGAATTATCAATGCCAAGATATTTACCACTACACCACAAAATCAGAACCAAGAACCAAGAACCTCGAACGATTTCACAAACCAGTCCATACTTTCCCGTGATGATGTGTCCTCACAGGCGTCTAAATTTATCTCTGTACCTGATGATAGGCCCAGAAGAAAAAGTTTTAAGAGAAAACCTTCCAACGCTAGAATAACATCAATGACCAGCATAGACGGTGACACCGATAATAACCCGTTCAGCACCCAGCCATCATCAACATCAGCATCAgcatcaagaacaactacAAATAACGACAATAACGACAACGTGGATCTAAAGAACCCATTCAATACTAATGACGACGACAATGTtaataattcaaaagtTTCAGTAAAAGAGTCAGAAATACTCTACGAAGGCAGTCAAGATGAAATGGAAAACATAAAAAGCTTACATTTAATAGAGATAACTTTTGCCAAACCTAGAAGACAAGACGTGGTACCTAAGAAAATTGTGATTGCCATCGAAACCACTGAGCTACTAAGAGGTCCATCTGAGATTGTAGATGCCATCATGGATAGAAGTTATAAAGGCACAAAACAATCCAGATCTATCCTAGCCATTATTAACCCATTTGGTGGTAAAGGTAAAGCTAAAAAACTGTTTATGACAAAGGCCAAACCTTTGCTGAGCGCCAGTAGAAGTACTGTTGAGATCAAGTACACAAAGTATCCTCAGGAAGCCATCGATATCGCCAGAGAAATGGATATATCTAAATATGACACCATTGTATGTGCCTCAGGTGATGGTATTCCCTATGAAGTCATTAACGGTCTTTATAGAAGGCCTGATAGAGTTGAAGCTTTCAACAAACTGGCTATCACACAACTACCTTGTGGATCAGGTAACGCCATGAGTGTCTCTTGCCATTGGACAAACAATCCGTCTTATGCTGCATTATGCCTTCTTAAATCAGTAGAAGCTAGAATCGACTTGATGTGTTGTTCTCAACCATCTTACGCTGATGAATATCCtaaattatcatttctAAGTCAGACTTATGGTGTGATTGCAGAATCCGATATCAACACAGAATTTATTAGATGGATGGGTCCAGCCAGATTTGAACTTGGTGTCGCGTTCAATGTCTTGCAGAGAAAGAAGTACCCGTGTGACCTTTACGTCAAGTACGCTGCGAAGTCAAAAAATGACCTAAAAGTACACTATCTAGAACATAAGAATCAAGGCTCTCTTACATTTGAAGGGGACCTAAACGAGGAATCTCCAGAGACTGAGGACACTAAACAGATATCAAAGtctaatgaaaatgaaatctCAAATGAAATCACTGAGGACAGTTTCAAATTGAAGTACCCTCTAAAGGACGGCGTTCCAGATGACTGGGAGAGGCTTGATCCATCTATCTCGAATAATATTGGTATCTTTTACACGGGTAAAATGCCTTATATTGCAGCTGATACCAAATTCTTTCCAGCTGCATTGCCATCTGATGGTACCATTGATATGGTTGTCACAGATGCCAGAACTTCCGTTACAAGAATGGCGCCTATCCTTCTAGCTTTGGATAAAGGATCCCATGTCTTACAACCAGAAGTTATTCACTCCAAAATCTTAGCATATAAATTGATCCCAAAACTAAATCACGGACTATTTTCAGTTGATGGTGAAAAATTCCCATTGGAACCTTTACAAGTTGAAGTCCTACCAAGACTTTGTAAGACCTTACTAAGAAATGGTAGTTATGTGGATACTGAATTCGATACTATGTAA
- the YPT6 gene encoding Rab family GTPase YPT6 (CAGL0K06017g~Ortholog(s) have GTP binding, GTPase activity) produces the protein MSGRQDKLLTKYKIVFLGEQGVGKTSLITRFMYDTFDDNYQATIGIDFLSKTMYLDDKTIRLQLWDTAGQERFRSLIPSYIRDSRVAIVVYDITKRKSFEFIDKWIEDVKNERGAENVILCVVGNKSDLADERQVTAEEGEKKAQDLGAKIFMQTSTKVGYNVKNLFKKIAKSLPEFQDSDANPLENTGGAAGNRNSNKAGVIDISTTDEDQSQSGCQC, from the coding sequence ATGTCAGGTAGACAAGATAAACTGTTAACGAAGTATAAAATTGTGTTTCTTGGTGAGCAAGGTGTTGGTAAGACATCGTTGATCACTAGATTCATGTATGATACATTCGATGATAATTACCAGGCGACGATTGGTATAGATTTCTTGTCGAAGACCATGTACCTCGATGACAAGACTATCCGTTTGCAATTATGGGATACTGCAGGTCAGGAAAGATTCAGATCATTAATCCCTTCCTATATTAGAGACTCAAGAGTGGCAATTGTAGTATATGACATTACTAAGAGGAAATCGTTTGAATTCATTGATAAATGGATTGAAGATGTTAAGAATGAAAGAGGTGCAGAGAATGTAATATTATGTGTTGTTGGTAATAAAAGTGATTTGGCAGATGAAAGACAAGTCACTGCTGAGGAAGGTGAAAAGAAGGCCCAGGACCTGGgagcaaaaatatttatgcAAACCAGTACTAAAGTTGGTTATAACGTCAAGAACttattcaagaaaattgCCAAGTCTTTACCAGAATTCCAAGATTCAGATGCAAATCCGCTAGAAAACACTGGCGGAGCAGCAGGAAACAGGAATTCCAATAAAGCTGGTGTTATTGACATTTCTACTACTGATGAAGATCAATCACAAAGTGGTTGTCAATGTTAA